A genomic stretch from Planctomycetota bacterium includes:
- a CDS encoding AIM24 family protein, giving the protein RMLEVNLDGASHGMVWTKMGGMVAYRGQVKFTRQGVMEEGLGKFLKRQFTGEGAKLTKAEGQGKVYLADTGKKLTILQLQGDAVVVNGEDLLAFESSLSYDVKMMKKMAAVVSGGLFNVRVEGTGLVCIGTHHDPLTLRVRPGETVFTDPNATVAWSGNLNPGFKTDVSLKTFVGRGSGESFQMQFDGNAGGGGVGWVVVQPYEESPLQASS; this is encoded by the coding sequence CCCGCATGCTCGAGGTCAATCTCGACGGCGCGTCCCACGGCATGGTCTGGACCAAGATGGGCGGCATGGTCGCCTACCGAGGCCAGGTGAAGTTCACGCGACAGGGCGTCATGGAGGAGGGGCTCGGCAAGTTCCTCAAGCGTCAGTTCACCGGCGAAGGTGCCAAGCTCACCAAGGCCGAGGGCCAAGGCAAGGTCTACCTAGCCGACACCGGTAAGAAGTTGACCATCTTGCAGTTACAGGGCGACGCAGTGGTCGTCAACGGGGAGGATCTGCTCGCCTTTGAGTCGTCGTTGAGCTACGACGTCAAGATGATGAAGAAGATGGCTGCCGTCGTCAGCGGTGGGCTCTTCAACGTCCGCGTCGAGGGCACGGGTCTGGTCTGCATCGGCACGCACCACGACCCGCTCACCCTCCGCGTCCGCCCCGGCGAGACCGTCTTCACCGACCCCAACGCGACCGTCGCCTGGAGCGGCAACCTCAACCCCGGCTTCAAGACCGACGTCAGCCTCAAGACCTTCGTCGGCCGAGGCTCGGGCGAGAGCTTCCAGATGCAGTTCGACGGCAACGCCGGCGGTGGGGGCGTGGGCTGGGTCGTCGTCCAGCCGTACGAAGAGTCACCGCTGCAGGCGTCATCGTAA
- the upp gene encoding uracil phosphoribosyltransferase, whose protein sequence is MLTTLDHPVIRTKLAELRDRRTESRAFRALVEEVAMLMTYEITRSMPTRERSITTPLEPTVGHELARPVCLVPILRAGLGMTSGVMRLITDCRVGHVGLERDEKTAEAGAYYHKLPPDIALCETIVTDPMLATGGSACRCIAFLKSQGVSASNIRFMCLVAAPEGIAKLEAEHPDVPVFAAEVDRELDERHYIRPGLGDAGDRIFGT, encoded by the coding sequence ATGCTCACAACCCTCGACCACCCTGTCATCCGCACCAAGCTCGCGGAGCTGCGCGACCGCCGGACCGAGAGCCGGGCGTTTCGGGCGCTGGTCGAGGAGGTGGCGATGCTGATGACGTACGAGATCACGCGGAGTATGCCGACGCGGGAGCGGTCGATCACGACGCCGCTGGAACCCACTGTCGGCCATGAGCTTGCGAGGCCGGTCTGTCTGGTGCCGATTCTGCGGGCGGGCCTTGGCATGACCAGCGGCGTGATGCGGCTCATCACCGACTGCCGCGTCGGCCACGTCGGGCTCGAGCGCGACGAGAAGACCGCCGAGGCCGGAGCGTACTACCATAAACTCCCACCGGACATTGCCTTATGCGAGACGATCGTCACGGACCCGATGCTGGCAACAGGCGGCAGTGCGTGTCGGTGCATCGCGTTCCTGAAGAGCCAAGGCGTGAGCGCGAGCAACATCCGGTTCATGTGCTTGGTCGCCGCCCCGGAGGGCATCGCAAAGCTGGAGGCGGAGCATCCGGACGTGCCGGTCTTCGCGGCCGAGGTGGATCGCGAGCTGGACGAGCGGCACTACATCCGCCCCGGCCTCGGCGACGCCGGCGACCGCATCTTCGGCACGTGA
- a CDS encoding acylphosphatase: MANTIRKLVTYTGRVQGVGFRATTRSISRGFAVAGYVKNLPDGRVELAAEGEPAVVAGFLASVREVLGRYITDEQTDVRGPQGETGFAIRR, encoded by the coding sequence ATGGCCAACACGATTCGCAAGCTCGTCACGTACACCGGCCGGGTCCAGGGCGTCGGATTTCGAGCGACGACTCGCTCGATTTCCCGCGGCTTCGCCGTGGCCGGCTACGTGAAGAACCTCCCTGACGGCCGCGTCGAACTCGCCGCCGAAGGCGAGCCGGCGGTCGTCGCGGGTTTCCTGGCAAGCGTCCGCGAGGTCCTGGGCCGGTACATCACCGACGAACAGACCGACGTCCGCGGGCCACAGGGTGAGACGGGCTTCGCGATCAGGCGGTGA